GGCCGTTACCGATTCGATCTCTACACCCGCTCTCCCAGACGCAGTTATAGCACTCTGATGGGCGCTAGGTCCGTCTTCGGTGAAATCGCCCAGACCCAAATAGCGGTGATAGTTATATTCGACGTCATGGGCATCGAACTCCCGACCGTTCACCGGCGCCTTATTGTCCCAGTAAACGCCCTGGCGGATGTGCCAGATGAACGTTGTGGCGTCGGGCGTTGACCAGCTTTCAGCCAGATTCCCTATAAACATCTCGTCGGTCCAAGGCTGTGTGCCTGTCCATATATCCCTGGATTGTCCCCAGTCGACGAAGGCTAGCTTCTCATTAACGCCACTGATGAGGTGAGCCGCCCAGCCAGGATGAACCGACCACCCGTCACTATTATAATTTGGGGGAAAGCCCCTAACGCCCTGCGTGAGTGTCCCGCCATACTCTGGCGCGGTCCACGTCTGGCCGGTGGCGGGGTCGGTGACATACCTCTTGTCGGCAGCGGCGGCTGTCGGCTGTTCTTCTGTGCCAGTGGCCCAGAGGCCGGTGGCGGTCAGGACCATGACCAACGCAACCACGAAGGTCCTGGTGATTGTTACCATATTCATACGTAACTCCGTATGTTGATTTCTGAGAGTATTGCGAAGCGACACCGCTCCCTGGCTACTCTCACGCCCGCAACGCAGGCCGCCAGTGAGAGTCAACTTGTGCACGCGCGCGGCGTGTGACTCACCGGGTTCGTCCGGGCTCACGCCGCGCGCGCGTGCGGTTCTTTGAGTATCATTTTGCGCATTTTGCACTTCCACTTTCCGTAGATTTCGGCAATTGACGTACAATAGGGCTTGGCGGGCCATCCGCTTCGCGGCCCTTCGGGGCGCTCGGCGGACGTCGGGACCTGGGTCGCAACCCCACACTGGGTGGTGTGTGTCAAGGGCAATCGAAAACTGCTCATTTTGGGCAATTGAAAATTGCACACTTTTCTGGAAACCAGACGGGGGTAGCCCTGGTCCTATGGTGTCGTTTGGAGTGTGCCCTGGGGTGTGGCCGGCGGCGATTCGGGACGGTTGCGGTGGTCGGGTGGTCAGTGGACCAACGCGGACTGAGCCAGCCCCACAGGTAGCCGGCCGCTACCCCAGTACAGACGGCGCCGGCGCCCGCCGCGGCGCGTACGCGGCGAACAGCCGCAACGGTTAGTTGTTTGTGTGTGGGCGGGGCGATAGAACCCACCAACTGCGTCACCGCCGACCGGTCACTGCGATGGCTGTCGGTCATGGCGCTTCATCATTGATCTGTTGAACCCCAAGCGACGCAATCCTGCCATGAGTGCGGCCACCGTGTCAACGACCGGGAGAACTACCCTCCTCCGCATCCGGCTTCTTGACCTTCGGGCTCCCGCAGCCTTAGGATCGACCGCGAGGCGTACCGATGCAGCCGCTACAGATCGCAACGATAGAGGACTTGGTCCAGGTTCTGGATGAGCATCCGCAGTGGCTGGAAGCGCTGCGGGCGCGCCTGCTGACACGCGAGTTGCTTGAACTGCCGCAGAGGATAGCGGAATTCGAGGCCGCAACCGACCGCCGCTTCGAGGCTATCGACCGCCACTTCGAGGCCATCGACCGCCAGTTCGAGGCCATCGACCGCCGCTTCGAGGCCATCGACCGCCGCTTCGAGGCCATCGACCGCCAGTTCGAGGCCATCGACCGCCGCTTCGAGGCAGCCGACCGCCGCTTCGAGGCCATCGACCGCCGCTTCGACGTACTGGAGCGTCAAATCGGTCAGATCCGCACCGATATCGCTCCGCTCAAGGCCGCTCACGCCAGGGTCGCCGCCACCCGCGAAGCCGACCTGATCGCGGAGGAGCAGGGGCTTTCGTTCGTCGCCACTCTCGACCAGGACGAGATTCGGACGCTGGTACGGTCCTCCGACACCAGCGGCATCTCCAAGAACGACCTGCGCAGCTTCCGCCTGGCGGACCTGGTGTTGCGCGCGACCGACGCCGCGGGGGAGGAGTGCTACGTGGCGGTGGAAGTCTCCTACACGGCGAACGGCCGCGACACCGCGCGTGCGGGGCGCAACGCACAGTTCCTGACCCGCTTTACCGGCCGCCGCGCGCATGCCGTCGTGGCCGGTCTGCGGTTCGACGACCGTATTCGTCCCAGCGTGGAGTCGGGCGAGGTTTCGTGGTTTCGCCTTGATCCTGAAGTCCTGGAAGTGGACTGAGGATGCACGGCGCAGCCCACGCCGCGGGAGTTTCGCTGCGCGCGGCTATAGAGGGCGGCGGCTAGCAGCGTTACCGCTACAACAGCTCGGCGGCGAGTAGTTCGAGCGCCTCGGGTTGTTCAGTGGTGACGATGATGCCGGTCACGTCCCCGGCGCGGGCTGCCGCCCACCAGCGGGCCAGCCGATCCTTGATGCGCTCGGCCGAACCCACCAGGTGCATCGCGTCCACCATCGCGTCCGGCACCGCCGCCGCAGCAGCGGCCTGCCGGCCGGCCAGAAACAGGTCCTGAATTCTGGCTGCGGCGTCACCGAACCCGAGCCGCCCGGCGTAGTCGGTGTAGAAGTTCTTTGCGCGCGCCCCCATGCCACCCAGGTAGAGCGCCAGCTGCCGTTTGATCGGGCCGCGGGCGCGCTCCAGGTCGGCGTCGATGGTGATCGTTACCGCCGCCAGGGTGGCGAACCCGGCGCCCCGGTGGTGCCGCGACCGCTGTCGGCCCGCGTGCACGAACGGCGTGATCGCCGTGTCTGCCTGGTCCGGGTCGAGCCACACCAGCAGGACGCCGTCGGCGACTTCGCCGGCACAGCGCAGCCCGGCACAGCTCCCTGATCAGCCGCCGCAGCAGGTCGCGCAGGAACGACTGTGGAGAGGTGGGTCCTGTCTTGACGTACGAGCCGCACGCCATGATGCTGGACGGTGCCGAGGGGACCCGTGGCAGATACTATCCTGAGCCGGCTGGTATTCCAGCGCTTCCGCAGCCTTGCCAAGGAAGAGGTGAAGTTTGATAACCCGACCTTTCTGATCGGTCAGAACGGCTGTGGCAAGAGCAACTTCAGCGACGCAATTGCCTTCCTTGCGGAGGCGATGACGTCTCCACTGCAAGCTGTCCTTGAGCATCGCGGGGGATTTGCTGCGGTCAGTCATCGAGGTTCGGCGAGAGGCCGCTCGAACATGGGGCTCGCCGTCGAGCTTCATGATCCGGGTGCCGACATGAGCGAGGCTCGGTATGGCATAGAGTTGCGCGCGTCAACCGGTAGTGGGTTCCAGGTCGTACGCGAGCAGTGCGTGG
This Spirochaetaceae bacterium DNA region includes the following protein-coding sequences:
- a CDS encoding LLM class flavin-dependent oxidoreductase, whose amino-acid sequence is MRCAGEVADGVLLVWLDPDQADTAITPFVHAGRQRSRHHRGAGFATLAAVTITIDADLERARGPIKRQLALYLGGMGARAKNFYTDYAGRLGFGDAAARIQDLFLAGRQAAAAAAVPDAMVDAMHLVGSAERIKDRLARWWAAARAGDVTGIIVTTEQPEALELLAAELL